Proteins encoded in a region of the Agromyces protaetiae genome:
- a CDS encoding carbohydrate ABC transporter permease yields MTSVSPRTSLWSRLSRGQRENLNGYLLSGPSLLVVMLVVIVPFLAVIVFAFADIRLIDIPTLSLWDIEWTLDNFTAAMSSGAFWGALWTTIVYATFTTLGAIVVGLSVALAMRRPFRGRGLVRALLLVPYVLPVIAAATIWRTMLNPQYGVVNAFGMEFLGWERPISFLSTTTGEIAGIPVPVALTTVIVFEIWKTAPLAFLFITARLQSIPSDIEEAAALDGANSRQILTKMIMPQLRNVILLLLLLRFIWSFQSFNDIYLLTGGAGGTQVMAVKVYTELITRANIGSAAAYGLLMSVILAALLVVYVLVSRRKERM; encoded by the coding sequence GTGACCTCCGTCTCTCCACGGACCTCCCTCTGGTCGCGGCTCAGCCGCGGCCAGAGGGAGAACCTGAACGGCTACCTCCTCTCCGGGCCGTCGCTGCTCGTCGTCATGCTCGTCGTCATCGTGCCGTTCCTCGCGGTGATCGTGTTCGCGTTCGCCGACATCCGCCTCATCGACATCCCGACCCTCTCGCTCTGGGACATCGAGTGGACGCTGGACAACTTCACGGCTGCGATGAGCTCGGGCGCGTTCTGGGGTGCGCTGTGGACCACCATCGTCTACGCGACCTTCACGACCCTCGGCGCCATCGTGGTCGGCCTCTCGGTCGCGCTCGCGATGCGCCGGCCGTTCCGCGGGCGCGGCCTTGTTCGTGCGCTGCTCCTGGTGCCCTACGTCCTCCCGGTGATCGCCGCGGCGACGATCTGGCGCACGATGCTGAATCCGCAGTACGGCGTCGTGAACGCGTTCGGCATGGAGTTCCTCGGCTGGGAGCGGCCGATCAGCTTCCTGTCGACGACCACGGGCGAGATCGCCGGCATCCCCGTTCCGGTCGCATTGACCACCGTGATCGTGTTCGAGATCTGGAAGACCGCGCCACTGGCCTTCCTCTTCATCACGGCCCGGCTGCAGAGCATCCCCAGCGACATCGAAGAGGCCGCGGCGCTCGACGGCGCGAACTCGCGCCAGATCCTGACGAAGATGATCATGCCGCAGCTGCGCAACGTGATTCTCTTGCTGCTCCTGCTGCGCTTCATCTGGTCGTTCCAGAGCTTCAACGACATCTACCTGCTGACCGGCGGTGCCGGCGGTACGCAGGTCATGGCGGTGAAGGTGTACACCGAGCTCATCACGCGCGCCAACATCGGCAGCGCGGCCGCGTACGGACTGCTCATGTCCGTGATCCTCGCCGCCCTGCTCGTCGTCTACGTCCTCGTCTCCCGGCGGAAGGAGCGGATGTGA
- a CDS encoding carbohydrate ABC transporter permease, giving the protein MSTRRRNSLSSSPVDRVLRWSVIVIALVLSVGPVLYGIILSVRPFSAVTNEPLDLLPAPSELDFSAYWDALLPASEGGFGLGQFVLNSALLAIGTVVLSLLASVFGAYAAARLRYRGRSTTNAIILAVYLFPGIVLAVPLFVMLSRVGLTGNLIGLLIVYVALTVPVALYMVRNYFLALPESVEEAALIDGCSLPRMLWTVVLPIAMPGVVATAIYVFMIAWNEYLFALLFLVQSRSLWTAPLGISQLTDFNVPVTVLLAGSIAVTIPVILAFFFSQRFLVAGLTSGAEK; this is encoded by the coding sequence GTGAGTACCCGCCGTAGGAACAGCCTGAGCAGCTCCCCGGTCGATCGCGTCCTGCGATGGAGCGTCATCGTGATCGCCCTTGTGCTCAGCGTCGGCCCGGTGCTGTACGGCATCATCCTCTCGGTGCGGCCGTTCAGCGCCGTCACCAACGAGCCGCTGGACCTGCTGCCCGCGCCGTCAGAGCTCGATTTCTCCGCGTACTGGGACGCGCTGCTGCCGGCGAGCGAGGGCGGTTTCGGGCTCGGCCAGTTCGTGCTGAACTCGGCCCTGCTCGCGATCGGCACGGTCGTGCTCTCGCTGCTCGCGAGCGTCTTCGGCGCCTATGCGGCCGCCCGCCTACGCTATCGGGGACGTTCGACCACGAACGCCATCATCCTCGCCGTGTACCTCTTCCCGGGGATCGTGCTCGCGGTGCCGCTCTTCGTGATGCTGAGCCGTGTCGGCCTCACCGGCAACCTCATCGGCCTGCTCATCGTCTACGTGGCGCTCACCGTGCCGGTCGCCCTCTACATGGTGCGCAACTACTTCCTCGCCCTGCCCGAGAGCGTCGAGGAGGCGGCCCTCATCGACGGCTGCTCGCTGCCGCGGATGCTCTGGACGGTGGTGCTGCCGATCGCGATGCCCGGCGTGGTCGCGACCGCGATCTATGTGTTCATGATCGCGTGGAACGAGTACCTCTTCGCGCTGCTCTTCCTCGTGCAGAGCCGGTCACTCTGGACCGCACCGCTCGGCATCTCTCAGCTGACGGACTTCAACGTGCCCGTCACGGTGCTGCTTGCGGGCTCGATCGCGGTGACCATCCCCGTCATCCTCGCGTTCTTCTTCTCGCAGCGCTTCCTGGTCGCGGGCCTCACGTCGGGAGCCGAGAAGTGA
- a CDS encoding Gfo/Idh/MocA family protein yields MSEPKRFVVLGAGGRGREAYGSWILRHPERAKVVAVADREPSRREGFAEEAGGAARYEDWRELLADLPTLGADAAIVALPDAEHVDPAIALMAHGLPILLEKPAASTSDELERLADAARSADARIVVGHVLRFTPFWRAVRGILDSGAMGDLMTIDLRENIGFWHFAHSYVRGNWKRAADASPMVLAKTCHDLDLIRWFAGESPTTLSSVGELSHFRPEHAPEGAPEFCVDGCPVAASCPFFAPRYYVDALEHVHGVPVTLLTSDTSRAGRLRALAHSDYGRCVYRSDNDVADHQQTVMRFSSGLTATLTASAFTGENTRHISMTGTRGQLIGHMDDGRIELDLFSPAAQLPELAGVSVVEARTRPPMGHRSYVLSARPERASAGDHRGHAGGDDGLMAAFVAGVESGAWSEELSLETALDSHRMAFAAERARLAAR; encoded by the coding sequence GTGAGCGAGCCGAAGCGATTCGTCGTGCTGGGGGCCGGCGGTCGCGGCCGGGAGGCCTACGGCAGCTGGATCCTACGTCACCCCGAGCGCGCGAAGGTGGTCGCCGTCGCCGACCGCGAACCCTCGAGGCGCGAGGGCTTCGCCGAGGAGGCCGGCGGTGCGGCGCGCTACGAGGACTGGCGCGAGCTGCTCGCCGACCTGCCCACGCTCGGTGCCGACGCGGCCATCGTCGCGCTGCCCGACGCCGAACACGTCGACCCCGCCATCGCGCTCATGGCCCACGGACTCCCCATCCTCCTGGAGAAGCCCGCCGCGAGCACGTCGGATGAGCTCGAACGTCTCGCCGACGCGGCACGGTCCGCCGACGCGCGGATCGTCGTCGGCCACGTGTTGCGCTTCACCCCGTTCTGGCGCGCCGTGCGCGGGATCCTCGACTCGGGTGCGATGGGCGACCTGATGACCATCGACCTCCGCGAGAACATCGGGTTCTGGCACTTCGCGCACTCGTACGTGCGGGGCAACTGGAAACGCGCCGCCGACGCGAGCCCGATGGTGCTCGCGAAGACCTGCCACGATCTCGACCTCATCCGCTGGTTCGCAGGGGAGTCCCCGACGACCCTCTCGAGCGTGGGAGAGCTCTCGCACTTCCGCCCGGAGCACGCGCCGGAGGGCGCGCCCGAATTCTGCGTGGACGGCTGCCCGGTCGCCGCGTCGTGTCCGTTCTTCGCACCTCGGTACTACGTCGATGCGCTCGAGCACGTGCACGGGGTACCGGTGACGTTGCTCACCTCGGACACGTCGCGAGCGGGGCGTCTGCGCGCACTCGCCCACAGCGACTACGGCAGGTGCGTCTACCGGTCGGACAACGACGTCGCCGACCACCAGCAGACGGTCATGCGATTCAGTTCGGGCCTCACCGCCACCCTGACGGCGTCGGCGTTCACGGGCGAGAACACGCGCCACATCTCCATGACCGGCACCCGCGGGCAGCTCATCGGGCACATGGACGACGGCCGCATCGAGCTCGACCTGTTCTCGCCCGCAGCGCAGTTGCCGGAGCTCGCCGGCGTCTCCGTCGTCGAAGCACGCACCCGGCCACCGATGGGTCACCGCTCGTATGTGCTCTCGGCTCGTCCGGAGCGCGCCTCGGCGGGCGACCACCGCGGCCACGCCGGCGGTGACGACGGACTGATGGCGGCGTTCGTCGCCGGGGTCGAGTCGGGTGCCTGGAGCGAGGAGCTCTCCCTCGAGACCGCGCTGGACAGCCACCGCATGGCTTTCGCAGCCGAACGGGCGCGGCTCGCCGCCCGCTGA
- a CDS encoding N-acetylmuramic acid 6-phosphate etherase encodes MQSRIPPTEARNPRTTDLDRWPSEHVIRAILAEDARGVAAAEAAADALAAAVEAALLRLTRGGRVHAFGAGASGRLAVLDATEATPTFGAPAGLFSAHFPGGAAAFADSSIDLEDAEQLGRETAARALAPADIAIGITASGSTAYVAGALAAARAAGALTILICCDPGTPLALLVDHVVVADTGAEAITGSTRLKAGTATKVLLNAFSTTLMVRAGRTYSNLMVDLVATNVKLRERAIGIVAAAAEVDRAEAEALLERADGAVPLAIVHARSGRNLDVCRRAISGGGGVRAALARLGAGA; translated from the coding sequence ATGCAGTCCCGAATCCCGCCGACCGAGGCGCGCAACCCGCGCACGACCGACCTCGACCGGTGGCCGTCCGAGCACGTGATCCGCGCGATCCTCGCCGAGGACGCCCGCGGCGTCGCCGCCGCGGAGGCCGCCGCCGATGCGCTCGCCGCCGCCGTCGAGGCGGCGCTGCTGCGACTGACGCGCGGCGGTCGCGTGCATGCATTCGGGGCGGGGGCATCCGGTCGACTCGCGGTCCTCGACGCGACCGAAGCCACCCCGACGTTCGGCGCCCCCGCCGGCCTGTTCAGTGCGCATTTCCCAGGTGGAGCGGCGGCGTTCGCCGACTCGTCGATCGATCTGGAGGACGCCGAGCAGCTGGGCCGGGAGACCGCGGCCCGCGCCCTCGCACCCGCGGACATCGCCATCGGCATCACCGCGTCCGGGTCCACGGCGTACGTCGCGGGCGCACTCGCGGCCGCCCGTGCGGCGGGGGCGCTCACGATCCTCATCTGCTGCGACCCCGGCACACCGCTCGCCCTGCTCGTCGATCACGTCGTGGTCGCCGACACGGGAGCCGAGGCGATCACCGGCTCCACGCGGTTGAAGGCCGGTACCGCGACGAAGGTGCTGCTCAACGCGTTCTCGACCACCCTCATGGTCCGCGCTGGCCGCACCTACTCCAACCTGATGGTCGATCTCGTGGCGACGAACGTCAAACTCCGCGAACGTGCGATCGGCATCGTCGCGGCTGCCGCCGAGGTCGACCGCGCCGAGGCCGAGGCGTTGCTCGAGCGCGCCGACGGAGCCGTCCCGCTCGCGATCGTGCATGCCCGCAGCGGGCGCAACCTCGACGTGTGCCGGCGGGCGATCTCCGGCGGCGGCGGGGTGCGCGCCGCCCTGGCCCGGCTGGGAGCCGGGGCATGA
- a CDS encoding N-acetylglucosamine kinase → MNGETHVGVDVGGGGIRIRADVGGRPFDERDRAPVPRARGRIDEIRLATRIGELLAAVSPPGEPMRATRLAVGLTGMPELLDAAAFASALAARCDTTSIIVANDGLTTHLGALGGEAGTVIAAGTGVVASATDLASIWRRGDGWGHLIGDEGGGAWIGAAGLRAALRAADGREGSSPTLLAEARRRFGSTDDLIARVYGGEAPAHELAGFAPVVAEAARSGDQVAAGIWDRAGTLLAETAFAVSSGLPPRYSWGGKLFDAGELLLDPFRKELHRRAPGARVDPPVGQSADGALLLARRGLGEAAIALAGFAEEFRLKPHLAPRP, encoded by the coding sequence ATGAACGGGGAGACGCACGTCGGGGTGGACGTCGGCGGCGGTGGCATCCGGATCAGGGCAGACGTCGGCGGCCGGCCGTTCGACGAGCGGGATCGCGCACCCGTTCCGCGCGCACGCGGGCGCATCGACGAGATCAGGCTGGCCACTCGGATCGGGGAACTGCTCGCCGCGGTCTCGCCGCCGGGGGAGCCGATGCGCGCGACCCGCCTCGCCGTGGGCCTCACGGGCATGCCCGAACTGCTCGACGCCGCCGCGTTCGCCTCGGCGCTCGCGGCCAGGTGCGACACCACATCGATCATCGTCGCCAACGACGGGCTCACCACGCATCTCGGGGCGCTGGGGGGTGAGGCCGGCACCGTCATCGCAGCAGGCACGGGCGTGGTCGCATCGGCGACCGACCTCGCGAGCATCTGGCGTCGCGGGGATGGCTGGGGCCATCTCATCGGCGACGAAGGAGGGGGTGCGTGGATCGGAGCGGCCGGATTACGTGCGGCGCTGCGCGCCGCCGACGGGCGGGAGGGTTCGTCGCCGACGCTGCTCGCAGAGGCCAGGCGTCGCTTCGGCAGCACCGACGACCTCATCGCACGCGTGTACGGCGGTGAGGCGCCCGCACACGAGCTGGCCGGATTCGCGCCCGTCGTCGCCGAGGCCGCGAGGAGCGGCGATCAGGTCGCCGCGGGAATCTGGGACCGCGCGGGCACCCTGCTCGCCGAGACCGCGTTCGCCGTCTCGAGCGGGCTTCCCCCGCGGTACTCGTGGGGCGGCAAGCTCTTCGACGCCGGTGAGCTCCTACTCGACCCCTTCCGGAAAGAGCTGCATCGTCGCGCCCCAGGGGCGCGTGTGGATCCGCCCGTCGGGCAGTCGGCGGACGGGGCGCTGCTGCTCGCCCGGCGCGGCCTCGGTGAGGCCGCGATCGCGCTCGCCGGGTTCGCCGAGGAGTTCCGGCTCAAGCCGCATCTCGCGCCGAGACCGTGA
- a CDS encoding molybdopterin-dependent oxidoreductase: MSIFTRGFSGRGRDRDDRLPPGQTLVGDWPVLSAGPTPDVSTDEWRFTVRTETGNHEWSWDEMQALGVEDVTVDIHCVTHWSKLAMGWRGVPLDTIFEHVETSYDFVMAHSYGGYTTNVPLDELLDGQAWIAFEADGEPLDPEHGGPARLLVPHLYFWKSAKWVRGLTMMPADEPGFWEQNGYHLHGDPWREERYW, encoded by the coding sequence ATGTCGATCTTCACGCGAGGGTTCTCGGGCCGAGGCCGCGACCGGGATGACCGGCTGCCACCGGGCCAGACGCTGGTCGGCGACTGGCCGGTGCTGTCGGCCGGGCCGACGCCCGACGTCTCGACCGACGAGTGGCGTTTCACGGTGCGCACCGAGACCGGGAACCACGAGTGGTCGTGGGATGAGATGCAGGCGCTCGGTGTCGAGGATGTGACCGTCGACATCCACTGCGTCACGCACTGGTCGAAGCTCGCGATGGGGTGGCGCGGCGTACCGCTCGACACGATCTTCGAGCACGTCGAGACGTCGTACGACTTCGTCATGGCGCACAGTTACGGCGGCTACACCACGAACGTGCCGCTCGACGAACTGCTGGACGGGCAGGCGTGGATCGCGTTCGAGGCCGACGGCGAGCCGCTCGACCCCGAGCACGGCGGGCCGGCTCGCCTGCTCGTGCCCCATCTCTACTTCTGGAAGAGCGCCAAGTGGGTGCGCGGCCTCACCATGATGCCGGCGGATGAGCCGGGGTTCTGGGAGCAGAACGGGTACCACCTGCACGGCGATCCGTGGCGAGAGGAGCGCTACTGGTGA
- a CDS encoding FAD-binding oxidoreductase has product MVIGRTPAAWHAATVATVADETPTARRIVLDIPTWPGNAAGAHLDVRLTADDGYQASRSYSIASSGPGMRVVLAVAEVATGEVSPFLVRDLRPGDQLEVHGPLGAYFVWAPPEAGGTGDAAGMEGPDASEGAHASGADPGALAPVQLIAGGSGVVPLFAMAEAHARAADATPFRLLYSVRTPADVFFSAELARFSMAATPPAVPGGLDLDVVFTREAPPGSPRPPGRLSPELLAELTWPPDRAPRVFICGPTPFVETVAGWLVAGGHAPGAIRTERFGGA; this is encoded by the coding sequence GTGGTGATCGGCCGAACCCCGGCGGCCTGGCATGCGGCGACGGTCGCGACGGTCGCCGACGAGACGCCGACCGCTCGCCGGATCGTGCTGGACATCCCGACGTGGCCGGGCAATGCGGCCGGCGCGCATCTCGACGTGCGGCTCACCGCCGACGACGGCTACCAGGCGAGCCGCTCGTACTCGATCGCGTCGTCGGGGCCCGGCATGCGCGTGGTGCTCGCGGTCGCCGAGGTGGCGACGGGCGAGGTGTCGCCGTTCCTGGTGCGCGATCTGCGGCCGGGCGATCAGCTCGAGGTGCACGGTCCGCTCGGCGCGTACTTCGTGTGGGCGCCGCCCGAGGCGGGCGGCACGGGTGATGCGGCCGGCATGGAGGGTCCGGATGCCTCGGAGGGCGCGCATGCCTCGGGCGCCGACCCCGGCGCGCTCGCACCAGTGCAGCTCATCGCCGGCGGCTCCGGGGTCGTCCCGCTGTTCGCGATGGCCGAGGCGCATGCGCGGGCGGCGGATGCCACGCCGTTCCGCCTGCTCTATTCGGTGCGCACCCCGGCCGACGTGTTCTTCTCCGCCGAGCTGGCCCGCTTCTCGATGGCGGCGACCCCACCGGCCGTGCCCGGCGGCCTCGATCTCGACGTGGTCTTCACGCGGGAGGCGCCGCCCGGCTCGCCCCGCCCGCCCGGACGTCTCTCGCCCGAGCTCCTCGCCGAGCTGACCTGGCCGCCTGACCGGGCACCGCGCGTCTTCATCTGCGGTCCGACGCCCTTCGTCGAGACCGTCGCGGGCTGGCTCGTGGCCGGCGGGCACGCACCCGGCGCGATCCGCACCGAACGATTCGGAGGCGCATGA
- a CDS encoding DUF6510 family protein: MQHLDGNSLAGDLASVFGGDLTAMLGSCAFCHARGALAELMVYRTAMGSVGRCPTCGEVLMVLVEHGDRPMVSLVGIRALEPASTAL; this comes from the coding sequence ATGCAGCATCTCGACGGCAACTCGCTCGCGGGCGACCTCGCCTCGGTGTTCGGCGGCGACCTCACGGCGATGCTCGGCTCGTGCGCGTTCTGCCACGCGCGGGGAGCCCTCGCCGAGCTCATGGTCTATCGCACGGCGATGGGTTCGGTCGGCCGGTGTCCGACCTGCGGCGAGGTCCTGATGGTGCTCGTGGAGCATGGCGACCGGCCGATGGTGAGCCTCGTCGGCATCCGGGCGCTCGAGCCGGCGAGCACCGCGCTCTGA
- a CDS encoding NUDIX hydrolase, producing the protein MDIRIAAYGVIIEGERILLAHWNEHGRSGWTLPGGGIEGDEHPIAGARREIFEETGYEASVDRLLGIDTMVIPAERRHTGAAPLYALRVIYRARVTGGELRNEVGGSSDEARWFDLAVVPDLKRVGLVDIALRLNAAEPADGVPPAA; encoded by the coding sequence ATGGACATCCGCATCGCGGCGTACGGGGTCATCATCGAGGGCGAGCGCATCCTGCTCGCGCACTGGAACGAGCACGGCCGGTCTGGCTGGACCCTTCCGGGCGGCGGCATCGAGGGTGACGAGCACCCGATCGCCGGGGCGAGACGCGAGATCTTCGAGGAGACCGGGTACGAGGCATCCGTCGACCGCCTGCTCGGCATCGACACCATGGTGATTCCCGCGGAGCGCCGGCACACCGGCGCCGCGCCCCTGTACGCGCTGCGGGTCATCTACCGCGCGCGCGTCACGGGCGGCGAGCTGCGCAATGAGGTCGGCGGCTCGAGCGACGAGGCCCGTTGGTTCGACCTCGCAGTGGTGCCCGACCTCAAGCGCGTCGGCCTCGTCGACATCGCCTTGCGGCTCAACGCCGCCGAGCCCGCCGACGGCGTCCCGCCCGCCGCGTAG